In bacterium, a single window of DNA contains:
- a CDS encoding VOC family protein — MGNPVVHFEVLGKDVKSLQNFYNSAFGWEMKPVMAEYTMATPGGPTGINGGIGAAMGGGAGHVTFYVAVDDLGAALKKIESLGGRTISGPMDVPGGPSIAMFADPEGHVIGLVKGM; from the coding sequence ATGGGAAATCCGGTCGTGCACTTTGAGGTCCTCGGCAAGGACGTGAAGTCTCTGCAGAATTTCTACAACAGCGCGTTCGGCTGGGAGATGAAGCCCGTGATGGCGGAATACACCATGGCGACCCCCGGCGGGCCCACCGGCATCAACGGCGGGATCGGCGCGGCGATGGGCGGGGGTGCGGGGCACGTCACATTCTATGTCGCCGTCGACGATCTCGGCGCCGCGCTCAAGAAGATCGAGAGTCTCGGAGGCCGCACGATCTCCGGGCCCATGGACGTGCCCGGCGGACCGAGCATCGCGATGTTTGCGGATCCGGAAGGCCACGTCATCGGCCTCGTCAAGGGGATGTGA
- the glnA gene encoding type I glutamate--ammonia ligase: MAGKEMTAQDVVAYIKDRGVKMVDLKFVDVPGTWQHTTVPASQVDEKTFKRGIGFDGSSIRGFQAIEESDMLLMPDPATARPDPFTEIPTLSVICNIFDPITGKPYSRDPRYVAQKAEEHLKASGFGDVSYWGPEAEFFVFGNVQYDVDPYRMGYSIDSPEAIWNSGQPGLGHRVRTKEGYFPVPPADTLLDIRSEMSLEMEKWGIEVEMQHHEVATAGQGEIDMKYNTLTRMADSLLAYKYIVKNVARRHGMTATFMPKPLFGDNGTGMHTHQSVWKNGANIFYSEGGYAELSQDALHYVGGLLTHVDALLGLCACTTNSYRRLVPHYEAPVNIAFSKRNRSAAIRIPMYHTGPAGASAKRVEFRCPDATCNPYLAFAAMLMAGLDGVKRKIDPVKAGFGPLDKNTYELPPDEAAKIKSVPGSLTAALDALQGDHEFLLEGDVFTRDLLETWIDYKRTREVHEVNIRPVPYEFFLYYDV; this comes from the coding sequence ATGGCGGGCAAGGAGATGACGGCGCAGGACGTCGTCGCGTACATCAAGGATCGCGGGGTCAAGATGGTCGACCTGAAATTCGTCGACGTTCCCGGCACGTGGCAGCACACGACGGTCCCCGCGAGTCAGGTCGACGAGAAGACGTTCAAGCGCGGCATCGGGTTCGACGGCAGCAGCATCCGCGGCTTTCAGGCGATCGAAGAGAGCGACATGCTCCTCATGCCCGACCCCGCCACCGCCCGGCCCGACCCCTTCACGGAGATCCCGACGCTGTCCGTGATCTGCAATATCTTCGATCCGATCACCGGCAAGCCGTACAGCCGGGATCCGCGCTACGTGGCTCAGAAGGCCGAGGAGCACCTCAAGGCGTCCGGCTTCGGCGACGTGAGCTACTGGGGGCCGGAGGCCGAGTTCTTCGTCTTCGGCAACGTCCAGTACGACGTGGATCCGTACCGCATGGGGTACAGCATCGATTCGCCCGAAGCGATCTGGAACTCCGGCCAGCCGGGCCTGGGCCACCGCGTCCGCACCAAGGAAGGCTACTTCCCCGTCCCGCCCGCCGACACGCTGCTCGACATCCGCAGCGAAATGTCGCTCGAGATGGAGAAGTGGGGCATCGAGGTCGAGATGCAGCACCACGAGGTCGCCACCGCCGGCCAGGGCGAGATCGACATGAAGTACAACACGCTCACGCGGATGGCCGACAGCCTGCTCGCCTACAAGTACATCGTCAAGAACGTGGCGCGCCGCCACGGCATGACGGCGACGTTCATGCCGAAGCCTCTGTTCGGCGACAACGGAACCGGCATGCACACGCACCAGAGCGTCTGGAAGAACGGCGCCAACATCTTCTACAGCGAGGGCGGCTACGCCGAGCTCAGCCAGGACGCGCTGCACTACGTCGGCGGCCTGCTGACCCACGTCGACGCGCTCCTCGGCCTGTGCGCCTGCACGACGAACTCGTACCGGCGTCTCGTGCCGCACTACGAAGCGCCGGTCAACATTGCGTTCAGCAAGCGCAACCGCAGCGCGGCGATCCGGATCCCGATGTACCACACCGGGCCGGCCGGCGCCTCGGCGAAGCGCGTCGAGTTCCGCTGCCCCGACGCCACCTGCAATCCGTACCTCGCGTTCGCGGCGATGCTGATGGCCGGGCTCGACGGCGTCAAGCGCAAGATCGATCCGGTGAAGGCCGGGTTCGGACCGCTCGACAAGAACACGTACGAACTGCCGCCGGATGAGGCCGCCAAGATCAAGAGCGTGCCCGGCTCGCTCACCGCGGCGCTGGACGCGCTCCAAGGGGACCACGAGTTCCTGCTCGAAGGCGACGTGTTTACCCGGGACCTGCTGGAGACGTGGATCGACTACAAGCGGACCCGCGAGGTGCACGAAGTCAACATCCGCCCGGTCCCGTACGAGTTCTTCCTGTACTACGACGTCTAA